The following are encoded together in the Gordonia insulae genome:
- the trpS gene encoding tryptophan--tRNA ligase produces the protein MSSDVSVAGARRPRVLSGIQPTSDSFHLGNYLGAVRQWVALQDDFEAFYFIPDLHALTVPFDPATLSDRTRLSVAQLLAVGVDPARSTIYVQSHIPEITQLTWVLSCITGFGEASRMTQFKDKSAKQGVDAAGVGLFTYPILMAADILAFQVDRVPVGEDQRQHLELTRDLAQRFNSRFGKVLTVPEAYIVKEFAKIYDLQNPTAKMSKSAESDRGLVNLLDEPKKSAKKIRSAVTDTDTEVRFDPENKPGVSNLLTIQSALGGTPVDVLVDKYQGKGYGDLKVDTAEVLTEFVTPLRGRVAEYMDDPAYLDGILAQGAARARSVASATLAAVYDKVGILAPRG, from the coding sequence ATGAGCAGTGACGTCTCCGTGGCCGGCGCCCGTCGCCCCCGCGTACTGTCGGGCATCCAGCCGACCAGCGACTCCTTCCATCTCGGGAACTATCTGGGAGCCGTTCGGCAATGGGTCGCCCTGCAGGACGACTTCGAGGCCTTCTACTTCATCCCGGACCTGCATGCGCTGACGGTGCCGTTCGACCCGGCGACATTGAGCGACCGCACCCGGCTCAGCGTCGCGCAGCTGCTCGCGGTGGGTGTGGATCCGGCGCGGTCGACCATCTATGTGCAGTCGCACATCCCCGAGATCACCCAACTCACGTGGGTGTTGTCCTGCATCACCGGCTTCGGCGAGGCCAGCCGCATGACCCAGTTCAAGGACAAGTCGGCCAAGCAGGGCGTCGACGCCGCCGGCGTCGGGTTGTTCACCTACCCGATCCTGATGGCCGCCGACATCCTGGCGTTCCAGGTCGACCGGGTGCCGGTCGGCGAGGATCAGCGTCAACACCTCGAGCTGACCCGCGACCTGGCGCAGCGCTTCAACTCGCGTTTCGGCAAGGTCCTCACGGTGCCCGAGGCCTACATCGTCAAGGAATTCGCCAAGATCTACGACCTGCAGAATCCGACGGCGAAGATGAGTAAGTCGGCCGAGTCCGACCGCGGCCTGGTCAATCTGCTCGACGAGCCGAAGAAGTCGGCGAAGAAGATCCGGTCCGCTGTCACCGACACCGACACCGAGGTCCGCTTCGACCCCGAGAACAAGCCGGGCGTGAGCAATCTGCTCACCATCCAATCGGCGCTGGGCGGTACACCCGTCGACGTCCTGGTCGACAAGTACCAGGGAAAGGGCTACGGGGACTTGAAGGTCGACACCGCCGAGGTGCTGACCGAATTCGTGACGCCGTTGCGCGGCCGGGTCGCCGAGTACATGGACGACCCCGCGTATCTCGACGGGATCCTCGCGCAGGGCGCGGCGCGCGCACGCTCGGTCGCGTCGGCCACCTTGGCCGCCGTCTATGACAAGGTGGGGATTCTGGCACCCCGAGGGTGA
- a CDS encoding exodeoxyribonuclease III, which produces MSITISTVNVNGIRAAVRHRSEANRGLLAWLATADSDVVLLQEVRADEDQARDALAPVLDDGWQFAMSSSVVKGHAGVGVLSRVPLTGVRAGFGSDEFDATARYIEADLDSALGPMTVASLYLPKGAAATTVPKDVAKFDEKARFLDEFGGYLDRLRRRRRHVVVGGDWNIAHAEADIKNWKGNLKSPGFLPHERTWVGGLLDAGWSDVMRDLAPGEEGPYTWWSWRGKAFDNDSGWRIDYQLANKSLAKRAVKATVDRADAYDLRWSDHAPMTVVYD; this is translated from the coding sequence GTGTCCATCACCATCAGCACCGTGAACGTCAACGGCATCCGGGCAGCGGTCAGACACCGCTCGGAGGCCAACCGCGGTCTGCTCGCCTGGCTGGCGACGGCGGACTCCGATGTCGTCCTGCTGCAAGAGGTCAGGGCCGATGAGGACCAGGCGCGCGACGCGCTCGCGCCGGTCCTCGACGACGGCTGGCAGTTCGCGATGAGCTCGTCGGTGGTCAAGGGCCACGCGGGCGTCGGGGTCCTCAGTCGCGTGCCCCTCACCGGGGTTCGGGCCGGCTTCGGCAGCGACGAGTTCGACGCCACCGCGCGCTACATCGAGGCGGACCTCGACAGTGCGCTCGGACCGATGACCGTGGCCAGTCTGTATCTCCCCAAGGGCGCGGCCGCGACGACCGTGCCGAAGGATGTCGCGAAGTTCGACGAGAAGGCGCGCTTCCTCGACGAGTTCGGCGGTTACCTCGATCGACTGCGCCGCAGGCGGCGGCACGTGGTGGTCGGCGGCGACTGGAACATCGCCCATGCCGAGGCCGACATCAAGAACTGGAAGGGCAATCTCAAGAGTCCCGGATTCCTGCCGCACGAGCGGACCTGGGTCGGCGGGCTGCTCGACGCCGGCTGGTCCGACGTCATGCGCGACCTCGCTCCCGGCGAGGAGGGGCCGTACACATGGTGGTCGTGGCGCGGCAAGGCGTTCGACAACGACTCGGGCTGGCGCATCGACTATCAGCTCGCGAACAAGTCGCTGGCGAAGCGCGCCGTCAAAGCGACCGTCGACCGGGCCGACGCCTACGATCTGCGGTGGTCGGATCACGCGCCGATGACCGTCGTCTACGACTGA
- a CDS encoding (2Fe-2S)-binding protein: protein MFVCICRAVTEDEVHDHCSSGAMSVDAIGDRCGAGEGCGTCLERIQEIVNERTATATTAA, encoded by the coding sequence ATGTTCGTTTGCATCTGCCGCGCAGTGACCGAGGACGAGGTCCATGACCACTGCTCGTCCGGCGCCATGTCGGTGGATGCCATCGGCGACAGGTGCGGCGCAGGCGAAGGCTGCGGCACCTGCCTCGAACGGATTCAGGAGATCGTCAACGAAAGGACCGCCACCGCGACCACCGCTGCATGA
- the bfr gene encoding bacterioferritin — protein MRGDDEVIALLNEQLTSELTAINQYFLHSKMQANWGLTEIASKTRAESIEEMHHAEALTNRILFLEALPNYQKILPLRIGQTLREQFESDMAVEIEVVERLRPGIAMCRGKGDITSAKLLEDILKDEEDHIDYLETQLELLDRLGEQLYLSKTVATPPTVA, from the coding sequence ATGCGCGGCGACGACGAGGTGATCGCTCTACTCAACGAACAGCTCACCAGCGAGCTGACGGCGATCAACCAATACTTTCTGCATTCCAAGATGCAAGCCAACTGGGGTCTGACCGAGATCGCGAGCAAGACGCGCGCGGAGTCGATCGAGGAGATGCACCACGCCGAGGCCCTCACCAACCGCATCCTGTTCCTCGAGGCGCTCCCGAACTATCAGAAGATTCTTCCTCTGCGGATCGGCCAGACCCTCCGGGAACAGTTCGAGTCCGACATGGCCGTCGAGATCGAGGTCGTCGAACGCCTGCGTCCGGGCATCGCGATGTGCCGCGGCAAGGGCGACATCACCAGCGCGAAGCTGCTCGAGGACATCCTGAAGGACGAAGAGGATCACATCGACTACCTCGAGACGCAGTTGGAGTTGCTCGATCGTCTGGGCGAGCAGCTCTACCTCTCCAAGACGGTGGCGACCCCGCCCACCGTGGCCTGA
- a CDS encoding MFS transporter, producing MSSAPVTTDDLAPPLSPSVRRWAILALALGGFGIGTTEFVAMGLLPNIAETLGVSEPTAGHVISAYALGVVIGAPLIAALTARVSRRTLLIGLMIAFTVGNLLTVLAPTYGLLMLARVIAGLPHGAYFGVAALVAAHLAGPRDRAKAVGKVMLGLSVANVLGVPMATWLGESLGWRVAFALVVVIGLLTIVALIRFMPPLTDMRVTNPITELGALVRPQVWFTLLIGVVGFGGMFAFYTYLNSALTTVTGVSVSLVPVAMMLFGLGMVAGNIVGGILADRSVPFGILIGLIATGVSLALFALTLQNAWAAMTLSFAIGLSGASTIPALQTRLMDVADDAQTLAAALNHSALNIANAVGAWIGGVVIAAGHGYRAPSMIGAALAVAGVLVLMIALATARRSRISADGAAQAHAQQPTAVTTVGS from the coding sequence GTGTCTTCAGCCCCAGTAACCACCGACGACCTCGCCCCACCCCTGTCCCCATCGGTCCGACGGTGGGCCATCCTCGCCCTCGCCCTGGGCGGATTCGGCATCGGCACCACCGAGTTCGTCGCGATGGGGTTGCTGCCCAACATCGCCGAGACGCTCGGTGTGAGTGAACCCACCGCCGGTCACGTCATCTCCGCGTACGCGCTGGGCGTGGTGATCGGCGCACCGCTCATCGCGGCCCTCACCGCACGGGTGTCGCGGCGAACGCTGCTCATCGGGCTGATGATCGCGTTCACCGTCGGCAATCTCCTCACGGTCCTCGCGCCGACGTACGGGCTGCTGATGCTGGCGCGGGTCATCGCGGGTCTCCCACACGGCGCCTATTTCGGGGTGGCGGCACTGGTCGCCGCTCACCTCGCCGGGCCGCGGGACCGGGCGAAGGCGGTCGGCAAGGTGATGCTGGGGCTGTCGGTCGCCAACGTCCTCGGTGTGCCGATGGCGACATGGCTCGGTGAATCCCTCGGTTGGCGGGTCGCATTCGCCCTCGTCGTGGTGATCGGCCTGCTGACCATCGTCGCGCTGATCCGCTTCATGCCGCCGCTGACCGACATGCGGGTGACCAATCCGATCACCGAACTCGGTGCTCTCGTGCGACCGCAAGTGTGGTTCACCCTGCTGATCGGCGTCGTCGGATTCGGCGGCATGTTCGCGTTCTACACGTATCTCAACTCCGCGCTGACCACCGTGACCGGGGTGTCGGTGTCCCTCGTCCCGGTCGCGATGATGCTGTTCGGTCTCGGCATGGTGGCCGGCAACATCGTCGGCGGGATCCTCGCCGACCGCAGCGTGCCGTTCGGCATCCTCATCGGGCTGATCGCGACCGGCGTGTCCCTCGCCCTGTTCGCGCTGACCTTGCAGAACGCCTGGGCGGCAATGACCTTGAGCTTCGCGATCGGCCTGTCCGGCGCGTCGACGATCCCCGCGTTGCAGACCCGGCTGATGGATGTCGCCGACGACGCGCAGACCCTGGCCGCCGCCCTCAATCATTCGGCGCTGAACATCGCGAACGCGGTGGGCGCGTGGATCGGGGGCGTGGTGATCGCGGCGGGCCACGGGTACCGGGCGCCGTCGATGATCGGAGCGGCGCTCGCCGTCGCCGGTGTTCTGGTGCTGATGATCGCACTCGCGACCGCACGCAGGAGCCGGATCTCCGCGGACGGGGCTGCGCAAGCCCACGCACAACAACCGACGGCGGTCACGACCGTCGGGTCATGA
- a CDS encoding PE-PPE domain-containing protein produces MTSRFRLSHRFSIVLIAVSSGFAVIAAFCLPGAIGDARAESCGAGAVVIVGGTWDPEGKAMVGVAQRYTGKGARNENVGGPYSGDGAYEIIYADYPMTLWPLGATGYDESVAAGKKSTANEIADYQSRCDGNPVVVAGYSQGARVAGDVLSDIGNSPKVDANREADDAGEYRLVDVNGTPEDFADDVLVKYEGVSGELYADPRMDGTVAGEGIELALIGIIPGLTMSGAREGGFGDVPVTSVCVDGDPICDLPDPLHDPIGAIDGLVGYFNKHNQYPLHMFRDPKLAWWTDHDVECSAEGACVVAYDSAIMVAIREGADAIGLDGDRIPDLLADHLTIRLPDGMALANLQPLVRLVQDRLPSLPNLGYGAYLPDLYVFQAILDGIVNRAPDEIKGGVAALAASAKSILLYPANFVKYWAGQVVGPVVTTGASTMLLADDSVSAGMADEQATYARTLAAVENPPAVGTSGADSAPAESAPAPTTTTPAVDPVVSAEQPSSSGTGDGTPPAYEPPASAEPPAEESPAYDPPAHEPPVQDSQPASSQDTSAPDPGDDGPSGEAAATDTQSSGQGTSADEGGSSEGGSSEGDGGSDDKGTDSGSGPGVTGGGSGGKSKSGTSSSGDSGSDDD; encoded by the coding sequence ATGACCAGTCGGTTCCGGTTGTCTCATCGGTTCTCCATCGTGCTCATCGCGGTGTCCTCCGGCTTCGCGGTGATAGCCGCGTTCTGTCTGCCGGGTGCGATCGGGGATGCGCGCGCAGAGAGCTGTGGCGCGGGCGCCGTGGTCATCGTCGGCGGAACGTGGGATCCCGAAGGCAAGGCGATGGTCGGGGTCGCCCAGCGGTACACGGGTAAAGGCGCGCGGAACGAGAACGTCGGGGGACCGTACTCCGGGGACGGCGCCTACGAGATCATCTACGCCGACTACCCGATGACCCTGTGGCCGCTCGGCGCCACGGGGTATGACGAGAGTGTCGCGGCGGGGAAGAAATCCACTGCCAACGAGATCGCCGACTATCAGTCGCGGTGTGACGGCAACCCCGTCGTCGTCGCGGGGTACTCCCAAGGTGCTCGGGTCGCCGGTGACGTTCTCTCCGACATCGGCAACTCGCCGAAGGTCGACGCCAACCGGGAGGCCGATGACGCCGGCGAGTACCGCCTCGTCGATGTGAACGGAACCCCCGAGGACTTCGCAGACGACGTCCTCGTCAAGTACGAGGGTGTGTCCGGCGAACTCTATGCCGATCCCCGCATGGACGGCACGGTCGCCGGAGAGGGGATCGAACTCGCATTGATCGGGATCATCCCGGGACTCACGATGTCCGGAGCCAGAGAAGGCGGATTCGGCGACGTGCCGGTCACCTCGGTCTGTGTCGACGGCGATCCGATCTGCGACCTCCCCGATCCGTTGCATGACCCGATCGGTGCCATCGACGGGCTCGTCGGCTACTTCAACAAGCACAATCAGTACCCACTGCACATGTTCCGCGACCCGAAACTCGCCTGGTGGACCGATCACGACGTCGAGTGCAGCGCCGAGGGAGCCTGCGTCGTCGCCTATGACTCCGCGATCATGGTCGCGATCCGGGAGGGCGCCGATGCGATCGGCCTCGACGGTGACCGCATCCCCGACCTCCTCGCCGACCACCTGACCATCCGGCTGCCGGACGGGATGGCGCTCGCCAACCTCCAGCCCCTGGTGCGCCTCGTACAGGATCGGCTCCCATCGCTGCCCAATCTGGGCTACGGCGCATATCTCCCGGACCTGTACGTCTTCCAGGCCATCCTGGACGGCATCGTGAACCGCGCCCCGGACGAGATCAAGGGTGGCGTGGCCGCGCTCGCCGCCAGCGCGAAGAGCATCCTGCTGTACCCGGCGAACTTCGTGAAGTACTGGGCCGGGCAGGTGGTCGGGCCTGTCGTCACGACCGGCGCGTCGACGATGCTGCTCGCCGATGATTCGGTGTCGGCCGGCATGGCCGACGAACAGGCCACCTACGCACGCACGCTCGCAGCGGTCGAGAACCCACCCGCGGTGGGAACGTCGGGGGCCGACTCGGCGCCCGCCGAGTCGGCTCCGGCGCCCACAACGACGACGCCCGCGGTCGATCCGGTGGTGTCGGCGGAGCAACCGTCGTCGTCGGGCACGGGCGACGGCACCCCGCCCGCCTACGAGCCGCCTGCGTCGGCCGAGCCCCCCGCCGAGGAGTCGCCCGCATACGACCCTCCCGCTCACGAACCGCCGGTGCAGGACTCGCAGCCCGCATCGTCGCAGGACACCTCCGCCCCCGATCCGGGCGACGACGGTCCGTCCGGCGAGGCCGCCGCCACCGATACGCAGAGCAGCGGACAAGGAACGTCGGCCGACGAGGGCGGTTCGTCGGAGGGCGGCTCGTCGGAGGGCGACGGCGGCAGTGACGACAAGGGAACCGACTCCGGCAGCGGTCCCGGGGTCACCGGTGGCGGCAGCGGCGGGAAGTCGAAGAGCGGTACGTCCTCGAGCGGTGACAGCGGCTCGGACGACGACTGA
- a CDS encoding bifunctional o-acetylhomoserine/o-acetylserine sulfhydrylase, with the protein MSDVPDGTLDNPVDNWSFETKQIHVGQAADAATNARALPIYQTTSYTFNDTQHAADLFGLAEPGNIYTRIMNPTQDAVEQRIAALEGGVAALLVASGQAAETYSILNIVENGGHVVSSPRLYGGTYNLFHYTLPKLGIEVSFVDDPEDLDSWQAAIRDNTRALFGETISNPNNEILDLEGIAEVAHRNQLPLIVDNTVATPYLLNPLAHGADIVVHSATKYIGGHGTAIGGVIVDGGTFDWRAQRDGKDLFPGFTTPDASYHGAVFADLGAPAFALKARVQWLRDTGAAISPFNAFLLAQGLETLSLRIERHVANAQRVAEFLDQHAQVESVAYAGLPSSQWYDRAQKLLPKGQGAIIGFEIVGGVDAGKRFVDALSLHSHVANIGDVRSLVIHPASTTHSQLNPEEQLGAGVTPGLVRLAVGIEGVDDIIADLEQGFAAAK; encoded by the coding sequence ATGTCTGACGTCCCCGACGGCACCCTCGACAACCCCGTCGACAACTGGAGTTTCGAGACCAAGCAGATTCACGTGGGTCAGGCCGCCGATGCCGCGACCAACGCACGTGCGCTGCCGATTTACCAGACCACGTCGTACACGTTCAACGACACCCAGCACGCGGCAGATCTCTTCGGCCTCGCCGAGCCGGGCAACATCTACACCCGGATCATGAACCCGACGCAGGATGCCGTCGAGCAGCGCATCGCCGCGCTCGAAGGCGGCGTCGCCGCACTGCTCGTCGCGTCGGGCCAGGCGGCCGAGACCTACTCGATCCTCAACATCGTCGAGAACGGTGGCCACGTCGTGTCCAGCCCGCGGCTGTACGGCGGGACCTACAACCTCTTCCACTACACGCTGCCCAAACTGGGCATCGAGGTGTCGTTCGTCGACGATCCGGAAGATCTCGACTCGTGGCAGGCGGCGATCCGGGACAACACGCGCGCACTGTTCGGCGAGACGATCTCCAACCCGAACAACGAGATCCTCGACCTCGAGGGCATCGCCGAGGTCGCCCACCGCAATCAGTTGCCGCTCATCGTCGACAACACGGTGGCGACGCCCTACCTGCTCAATCCGCTCGCCCACGGCGCCGACATCGTCGTGCACTCGGCCACCAAGTACATCGGTGGCCACGGCACCGCGATCGGCGGCGTCATCGTGGACGGGGGCACGTTCGACTGGCGCGCACAGCGCGACGGCAAGGACCTGTTCCCCGGTTTCACCACCCCGGATGCCAGCTACCACGGCGCGGTGTTCGCCGACCTCGGCGCACCGGCCTTCGCACTCAAGGCCCGCGTGCAGTGGCTGCGCGACACCGGTGCCGCGATCTCGCCGTTCAACGCGTTCCTGCTGGCGCAGGGTCTCGAGACGCTGAGCCTGCGAATCGAACGGCACGTCGCCAATGCACAGCGCGTCGCCGAGTTCCTCGATCAGCACGCCCAGGTCGAATCGGTCGCGTACGCGGGACTCCCGTCGTCGCAGTGGTACGACCGTGCCCAGAAACTACTACCGAAGGGGCAGGGTGCCATCATCGGATTCGAGATCGTCGGCGGCGTCGATGCCGGCAAGCGGTTCGTCGATGCCCTCTCCCTACACAGCCACGTCGCCAATATCGGTGATGTGCGGTCGCTGGTGATCCACCCCGCGTCGACGACGCACAGCCAGCTGAACCCGGAGGAGCAACTCGGCGCCGGCGTCACCCCCGGCCTGGTTCGCCTGGCCGTCGGGATCGAGGGTGTGGATGACATCATCGCCGACCTCGAGCAGGGGTTCGCCGCGGCGAAGTGA
- the metX gene encoding homoserine O-acetyltransferase MetX yields MSVSIEPETQPAQRPDWENMPDGAMSRVGIGSVSLDNGGRIDDVTLAFQRWGTLSPTRDNVILTLHALTGDSHVTGPAADEHSSAGWWDGLIGPGCAIDTDEWCVISANVLGGCKGSTGPSSPDPEGRPWGSRFPQITVLDQVRAERALIDRLGITGVGAVVGGSMGGARALEWAIEYPELVRSALVLAVGARATADQIGTQTTQIAAIQADPDWQGGDYHDSGRTPTAGLGVARRIAHLTYRGEAELDQRFGNQAQGDEEPLTGGRYAVDSYLQHQATKLVKRFDPGSYVVLSEVLNHHDVGRGRGGVRAALAGCTVPVIVGGIVSDRLYPLRLQVELAEQLGNCVGGLQVVHSDNGHDGFLTEFDAISDLLKRTVEIAR; encoded by the coding sequence GTGTCGGTGAGTATCGAACCGGAAACCCAGCCCGCGCAACGGCCCGACTGGGAGAACATGCCGGACGGCGCGATGTCTCGCGTCGGCATCGGCTCGGTCTCGCTCGACAACGGCGGACGGATCGACGACGTCACCCTGGCGTTCCAGCGCTGGGGGACGTTGTCGCCCACCCGCGACAACGTGATCCTCACCCTGCATGCCCTCACCGGCGACTCCCATGTCACCGGCCCGGCCGCCGACGAGCACTCGTCGGCGGGTTGGTGGGACGGCCTGATCGGGCCGGGCTGTGCGATCGACACCGACGAGTGGTGCGTCATCTCGGCGAACGTGCTCGGCGGATGCAAGGGCTCGACCGGTCCGTCCTCGCCGGATCCCGAAGGGCGGCCGTGGGGTTCGCGCTTTCCGCAGATCACCGTGCTCGACCAGGTGCGGGCCGAGCGCGCACTGATCGATCGTCTCGGCATCACCGGCGTCGGCGCCGTCGTCGGCGGGTCGATGGGTGGCGCGCGGGCATTGGAGTGGGCCATCGAGTATCCCGAACTGGTGCGCAGCGCGCTCGTGCTCGCCGTCGGCGCGCGCGCGACCGCCGATCAGATCGGTACGCAGACAACGCAGATCGCCGCGATCCAGGCAGACCCGGATTGGCAGGGCGGCGACTATCACGACTCCGGGCGCACCCCGACCGCCGGGCTGGGCGTCGCACGTCGTATCGCCCACCTCACCTATCGGGGCGAGGCCGAACTCGATCAGCGATTCGGCAATCAGGCGCAGGGTGACGAAGAGCCGTTGACCGGCGGTCGATACGCGGTGGACAGCTACCTGCAGCACCAGGCGACCAAACTGGTCAAGCGGTTCGACCCGGGTAGCTATGTGGTGCTCAGCGAGGTCCTCAACCACCACGACGTCGGGCGCGGTCGCGGTGGGGTCCGCGCCGCCCTCGCGGGTTGCACGGTACCCGTGATCGTCGGGGGCATCGTGTCGGACCGCTTGTACCCCTTGCGGTTACAGGTCGAACTCGCCGAACAGTTGGGCAACTGTGTCGGCGGCCTGCAGGTGGTGCACTCCGACAACGGTCACGACGGATTCCTCACCGAGTTCGACGCGATCAGCGACCTGCTCAAGCGGACCGTCGAGATCGCCCGCTGA
- a CDS encoding Hsp70 family protein, with protein MIHYVLLTRDDAGRSVVDTRVIDVDRSDGLDVAGRVNAGIDLMLGAAREAGLRVGPIGVAARTAKQRRELQSRGAGPRRQIHLVNDDEAVVAYLSATGQIGRFGSVVVVDCGDTGMSLYTVEPGTEQISARERSRVLSGRQLDRAIVGQLVSDDDAQEPMGARVRRRALLSACRTAKEEVSSPGSTAGAGSILLADGGGHMALTAETIDAAVAPMIGEARKVLGEYLSASAERGVRPEAVVLVGGIANLPAVRRMVGVEDDVEVIVPGGPELAASIGAAILARARTTAATTSRLAFIGGRRNREWLSATPIAVVGAILAAAMMTIYAVSSSLAGHNGPAPSPSSPTTTTSSTTSEAMSSSSTAPRPTTTSPAAAPPTPQLPPEPTVGTTPRTEPRWNDAPGWATTELPPTSEPGPPSTTTRTLSPFPLPSLPWPGDRPTPTIPPDLLPPGFAPQSTQPTPTPPEPGAAQPDDAVPRDQTPQQQTPSLPTPTG; from the coding sequence ATGATCCATTATGTCCTGCTCACCCGTGACGACGCGGGTCGAAGCGTGGTCGACACCCGGGTCATCGACGTCGATCGGAGCGACGGGCTCGACGTGGCCGGACGGGTGAATGCGGGCATCGACCTCATGCTGGGGGCGGCGCGTGAGGCCGGGCTGCGGGTCGGGCCGATCGGGGTTGCCGCGCGTACGGCCAAACAGCGCCGGGAGCTCCAATCCCGGGGCGCCGGACCCCGGCGGCAGATCCACCTCGTGAACGACGACGAGGCCGTCGTCGCGTACCTGTCCGCGACCGGTCAGATCGGTCGGTTCGGCTCGGTGGTCGTGGTGGACTGCGGCGACACCGGGATGTCCCTGTACACGGTCGAACCCGGGACCGAGCAGATCTCCGCCCGCGAGCGTTCTCGCGTGCTCAGCGGCCGTCAGCTCGATCGCGCGATCGTCGGCCAGTTGGTCTCCGACGACGATGCCCAGGAGCCGATGGGAGCCCGCGTGCGGCGGCGGGCATTGCTCAGCGCCTGCCGGACCGCGAAGGAGGAGGTCTCGTCCCCGGGCTCCACCGCGGGCGCCGGCTCGATCCTGCTCGCCGACGGCGGCGGGCACATGGCCCTGACCGCTGAGACGATCGATGCGGCGGTGGCACCGATGATCGGTGAGGCGCGGAAGGTGTTGGGGGAGTACCTGTCCGCCAGCGCCGAGCGCGGCGTCCGGCCCGAGGCGGTCGTCCTCGTCGGCGGTATCGCGAATCTGCCCGCGGTCCGCAGAATGGTCGGTGTCGAGGACGACGTCGAGGTCATCGTGCCCGGCGGGCCCGAACTCGCCGCCTCGATCGGCGCCGCCATCCTGGCCCGGGCGCGAACCACGGCCGCCACGACCTCTCGGCTGGCCTTCATCGGTGGCCGACGGAACCGGGAGTGGTTGTCGGCGACCCCGATCGCCGTCGTCGGTGCGATCCTGGCCGCCGCGATGATGACGATATACGCGGTCAGTTCGTCGCTGGCCGGACACAACGGCCCGGCCCCGTCGCCGTCGTCACCGACCACGACGACCTCGTCGACGACGTCGGAGGCCATGTCGTCGTCCTCGACCGCGCCGCGACCGACGACCACTTCGCCGGCGGCGGCGCCGCCGACGCCACAACTGCCGCCCGAACCGACCGTTGGTACGACGCCGCGGACCGAACCGCGATGGAATGATGCGCCGGGTTGGGCCACGACGGAACTGCCGCCCACCTCGGAGCCGGGACCGCCGTCGACGACGACGCGCACATTGTCGCCGTTCCCGTTGCCGTCGCTGCCGTGGCCGGGAGATCGGCCCACGCCGACGATCCCGCCCGACCTGTTGCCGCCGGGTTTCGCGCCGCAGTCCACCCAGCCGACGCCAACGCCACCGGAGCCGGGAGCGGCACAGCCCGACGACGCTGTGCCGCGTGATCAGACGCCGCAGCAGCAGACACCGTCGCTGCCGACACCGACCGGCTAG
- a CDS encoding DUF3017 domain-containing protein, with amino-acid sequence MSPEAGTGNRVERIRHARQFRRYLVQIPYFLVLLGLVVAAVLVLFDRWRRGAFVFGSALLLGAVLRALIPTSRAGLLQVRNRFFDVAVMASVGSLILWLATSIDPLGTD; translated from the coding sequence GTGAGCCCGGAGGCGGGTACCGGGAATCGCGTCGAGCGGATCCGGCATGCGCGACAATTCCGGCGATACCTGGTGCAGATCCCGTACTTCCTCGTGCTGCTCGGCCTGGTGGTCGCCGCGGTGCTGGTGTTGTTCGATCGCTGGCGTCGAGGCGCGTTCGTCTTCGGTTCCGCACTACTTCTGGGCGCCGTTCTCAGGGCCCTGATCCCGACGTCGCGGGCCGGATTGCTCCAGGTCAGAAATCGGTTCTTCGACGTCGCGGTGATGGCGTCGGTCGGCTCGCTCATCCTCTGGCTGGCGACGTCGATCGATCCCTTGGGCACAGATTGA